The Dehalogenimonas lykanthroporepellens BL-DC-9 genome includes a window with the following:
- a CDS encoding Nucleotidyl transferase (PFAM: Nucleotidyl transferase; transferase hexapeptide repeat containing protein~KEGG: fpl:Ferp_2374 nucleotidyl transferase) has translation MIEQAIILAAGEGQRLRPFTAGRPKVMLKVGGKPLLEYVIQAVSDNGIRDVVIVTGYHREQILDYFGGGAAWGIDIHYVVQEQQAGTAHALAQAAGWADDEFLILPGDHFIDGRTIKDICHADSPALLTALVPEADTVRYGVLELVDGMVRSVVEKPREPCCAPVSTGIFAFDRSVFDYLAGEADLPGVINRVVGDGVEIKAIPVDGPWLDIVFPRDILALNSFLLLQNPEKVIEGVVEDGVAIRGNVVTGAGTRIRSGSYLTGPVIIGGGCDIGPGTVIGSGSSIGHNVRIGPHCVIENSVIGDDVEMGAGCFLASGVIDGGCRIGPGFRAPEGAIVLVVEAGAESESTGSMIGRNCRIGPGVVSLPGSIIGNDCDVAALKVISGCIADASRIV, from the coding sequence ATGATTGAACAGGCGATAATTCTGGCGGCGGGAGAGGGGCAGAGGTTACGGCCGTTTACGGCTGGCCGGCCCAAAGTGATGCTTAAAGTCGGCGGCAAACCGTTGTTGGAATACGTTATCCAGGCGGTGAGCGACAACGGTATCCGCGATGTCGTCATCGTGACCGGCTATCACCGTGAACAGATATTAGACTATTTCGGCGGCGGCGCGGCCTGGGGTATCGATATCCATTACGTGGTTCAGGAACAACAGGCCGGTACAGCCCATGCCCTGGCCCAGGCGGCCGGCTGGGCTGATGACGAATTCCTGATTCTGCCGGGAGACCATTTTATAGATGGCCGGACCATAAAGGATATATGTCACGCCGACAGTCCGGCCTTGTTGACCGCCCTGGTGCCGGAGGCGGATACAGTGCGTTACGGCGTCCTGGAATTAGTTGACGGCATGGTGCGGTCGGTAGTGGAAAAACCTCGGGAACCGTGCTGTGCTCCGGTCAGTACCGGTATTTTCGCCTTCGACCGGAGTGTTTTCGATTACCTGGCCGGTGAGGCCGATTTACCGGGCGTTATCAACCGTGTGGTCGGAGACGGAGTCGAAATCAAAGCCATACCTGTCGATGGTCCCTGGCTGGACATCGTATTTCCCCGGGATATTCTGGCCCTGAACTCATTCCTTTTGTTGCAGAATCCGGAGAAGGTGATCGAAGGTGTTGTCGAGGATGGTGTCGCTATCAGGGGCAATGTGGTTACCGGTGCTGGAACCAGGATCCGTTCCGGCAGTTATCTGACCGGTCCGGTAATCATCGGCGGAGGCTGTGATATCGGCCCGGGAACGGTCATTGGTTCCGGGAGCAGTATTGGTCACAATGTCCGTATCGGTCCTCACTGTGTCATCGAGAATTCGGTCATTGGCGATGACGTGGAGATGGGCGCCGGGTGTTTCCTGGCTTCCGGGGTCATCGACGGCGGTTGCCGCATCGGCCCGGGATTCCGGGCGCCGGAGGGCGCCATTGTTTTGGTAGTCGAGGCAGGAGCGGAGAGTGAGTCAACCGGGTCGATGATAGGGCGTAATTGCCGGATTGGCCCTGGGGTGGTCAGTCTTCCCGGCAGTATCATTGGCAACGACTGCGACGTGGCGGCATTGAAAGTAATAAGCGGTTGTATTGCCGATGCCAGCAGGATCGTCTGA
- a CDS encoding conserved hypothetical protein (KEGG: dev:DhcVS_1086 hypothetical protein), with translation MKSIEARKIVWLLEQPSAMDVRTAGELKKTGWDVHMVGHRVKDKGSLQAPEVARHTLPLGVRYPLTYGAFLTAAPLLLWLRPQIIHAHGLSSHGILTAVYRRFLRFRPTVLSVTGPDVTRDAAGGMIRWSAEHALRMFEVIITPDDKFTLDALNRLEPLQDRIIIRDTDGYNDAVARAAELAAVYEKLLRHEH, from the coding sequence ATGAAATCGATAGAAGCACGGAAAATCGTCTGGCTGTTGGAACAGCCATCTGCTATGGACGTAAGAACAGCCGGTGAACTGAAAAAGACCGGCTGGGACGTTCACATGGTCGGCCACCGGGTCAAGGATAAGGGTTCACTTCAGGCACCCGAGGTGGCGAGGCATACCCTGCCGCTCGGTGTTCGCTATCCGCTCACCTACGGCGCTTTTCTGACGGCAGCGCCGTTGCTCCTGTGGCTCCGGCCCCAAATAATCCACGCTCACGGACTGAGTTCCCACGGGATCCTGACGGCAGTGTACCGGCGTTTCCTGCGCTTCCGGCCGACGGTACTGTCCGTCACCGGCCCGGATGTGACCAGAGATGCCGCCGGCGGCATGATCCGCTGGTCGGCCGAACATGCACTCAGGATGTTCGAAGTCATCATAACTCCAGACGATAAGTTTACCCTTGATGCCCTGAACCGGCTGGAACCGCTACAGGACAGAATCATCATCCGGGACACCGACGGATACAATGATGCCGTTGCCCGAGCCGCCGAACTGGCGGCAGTATATGAAAAACTGCTCCGGCATGAACACTGA
- a CDS encoding Nucleotidyl transferase (PFAM: Nucleotidyl transferase; transferase hexapeptide repeat containing protein~KEGG: det:DET0529 glucose-1-phosphate thymidylyltransferase) → MTHQTTTAIILAAGEGRRMRPLTARRPKVMLPLAGYPILEHLVVACRNGGIDEIVLIVGYYEEEVRRHFGDGSGFDVRLSYAVQRLPLGTADAVSLVEPLVAGKSFLVLNGDITLGAEDIRRLAAVKVPAMGIVERASVAGLGVVEIADDRVARLHEKVENPPTRLVNSGLYHFDSGIFDFIRITDKSSRGEYEITDVIQRMIDSGRGVGYIFLHDWQDIGDPQALLSANRASLSAMTDADTAGAELEPGVVIKGAVRVGGGSWLRAGTYIEGPVVIGQGCDLGPNCYLRPGTVIGDHCRIGAGVEVKNSVIMDGSRVPHLSYIGDSVIGRNCNIGAGTQVANLRLDGHPADGCHRKVGVIMGDGVVTGINSSINPGTIIGADVVIGPGAVVSGSIKAGSRVF, encoded by the coding sequence TTGACACACCAAACCACAACCGCCATCATCTTGGCCGCCGGGGAAGGGCGGCGGATGCGGCCCCTGACGGCGCGGCGGCCAAAGGTGATGCTACCGCTGGCGGGCTACCCGATACTTGAACACCTGGTCGTTGCCTGCCGCAACGGCGGGATCGATGAAATAGTACTTATCGTCGGTTATTATGAGGAAGAAGTACGACGTCACTTCGGTGACGGCTCCGGGTTCGATGTCCGGCTGAGTTACGCGGTTCAGCGTCTGCCGCTGGGGACCGCTGACGCCGTGTCTCTGGTCGAGCCGCTGGTGGCCGGTAAGTCCTTCCTGGTGCTCAACGGTGACATTACCCTGGGGGCTGAAGATATTCGGCGCCTGGCGGCGGTGAAAGTCCCGGCCATGGGTATTGTCGAACGGGCATCCGTTGCCGGTCTGGGCGTGGTGGAAATTGCCGACGACCGGGTAGCGCGACTTCATGAAAAGGTTGAGAACCCGCCGACCCGACTGGTCAACAGCGGCCTGTATCATTTTGATTCCGGTATCTTCGATTTTATCCGTATTACGGATAAATCATCCCGTGGCGAGTATGAAATCACCGATGTCATTCAGCGAATGATAGACTCCGGAAGAGGTGTCGGTTATATTTTTCTTCACGACTGGCAGGATATCGGCGACCCGCAGGCTTTGCTGTCAGCCAACAGAGCCAGTTTGTCGGCTATGACAGACGCGGATACGGCAGGGGCGGAGCTGGAACCAGGGGTGGTCATCAAGGGGGCGGTCCGGGTTGGCGGGGGCAGTTGGCTCCGGGCCGGCACCTATATCGAAGGCCCGGTTGTCATCGGCCAGGGCTGTGATCTGGGGCCGAACTGTTACCTGCGGCCGGGAACTGTAATCGGTGATCATTGTCGCATCGGCGCCGGGGTGGAGGTCAAGAACTCGGTCATCATGGATGGAAGCCGGGTGCCGCACCTCAGTTATATCGGTGATAGCGTTATCGGGCGTAACTGTAATATCGGTGCTGGTACCCAGGTGGCTAATCTGAGGCTGGACGGCCATCCGGCAGACGGTTGTCATCGTAAAGTCGGAGTCATCATGGGAGACGGGGTGGTCACCGGTATCAACTCAAGTATCAATCCGGGCACGATAATCGGCGCTGATGTCGTGATCGGTCCGGGCGCGGTGGTATCCGGAAGCATCAAGGCCGGTAGCCGGGTTTTTTAA
- a CDS encoding UspA domain protein (PFAM: UspA domain protein~KEGG: cag:Cagg_0943 UspA domain protein), giving the protein MFKSILVPLDGSALAESILPQAVAIAEPAGAEVTLLRVIEPLDKGVRETMGRELAARLDEVTIEEAQAYLDGIAGKLTAEGLSVRSAVITGQPAQAIIEYVGAHAVNLIVMASHGRSGLSRWAFGSVTDKVLHRSPVPVMVGPVPGSNRG; this is encoded by the coding sequence ATGTTCAAGTCAATACTGGTTCCCCTCGACGGCTCGGCGCTGGCCGAATCCATTCTGCCACAGGCAGTGGCCATTGCCGAACCGGCCGGGGCTGAGGTGACGCTGTTGCGGGTTATTGAGCCTCTGGACAAAGGGGTGAGGGAAACGATGGGACGGGAACTGGCCGCCAGGCTGGATGAAGTCACCATCGAGGAAGCTCAGGCTTATCTGGACGGCATCGCCGGGAAACTGACTGCCGAGGGTTTGTCCGTCCGTTCCGCGGTCATTACCGGCCAGCCGGCGCAGGCGATTATCGAGTACGTGGGAGCTCATGCTGTCAATTTGATTGTCATGGCCAGCCATGGCCGGAGCGGCCTGTCACGATGGGCCTTCGGCAGTGTCACTGACAAGGTGTTGCACCGGTCTCCGGTGCCGGTGATGGTCGGTCCGGTTCCCGGCAGTAACCGCGGCTAG
- a CDS encoding Inorganic diphosphatase (KEGG: deg:DehalGT_0311 inorganic diphosphatase~PFAM: Inorganic pyrophosphatase): MSSKNESDQGNRNEIRITTGCSEEQACPKKKRKRVSAQEDMTLTILIEIPKGSRNKYEWDKERKIIKFDRMLFSAVHYPSDYGFILDTLAEDSDPLDALVLVSEPTFPGCLIDAKPVGLFRMWDEKGPDEKILCVPMGDPHWNFIKELSDVPAHLLKEIEHFFNIYKELEEKKTGVEGWEDRDSAIKAVLASRKRYAGQKKEIGASII; this comes from the coding sequence ATGTCATCAAAGAATGAATCCGACCAGGGTAACCGCAACGAGATACGCATTACTACCGGTTGCAGTGAAGAACAAGCCTGTCCCAAGAAGAAACGCAAGCGGGTTTCCGCCCAGGAAGACATGACCCTGACCATTCTCATTGAGATTCCCAAGGGCAGTCGCAACAAGTACGAATGGGATAAGGAACGGAAGATAATAAAGTTCGACCGGATGCTGTTTTCCGCCGTGCATTATCCTTCAGATTACGGTTTCATCCTGGATACCCTGGCCGAGGACTCCGATCCCCTGGACGCGCTGGTGCTGGTATCCGAACCGACTTTCCCCGGCTGTCTCATCGATGCCAAACCGGTCGGGTTGTTCCGGATGTGGGACGAAAAAGGTCCGGATGAGAAAATTTTGTGCGTTCCCATGGGCGACCCGCACTGGAACTTCATCAAGGAACTGTCGGACGTGCCGGCCCATCTGTTGAAGGAAATCGAGCATTTCTTCAATATCTACAAGGAATTGGAGGAAAAGAAAACCGGTGTCGAGGGCTGGGAAGATCGCGATTCAGCCATCAAAGCCGTGCTGGCGTCACGGAAACGTTACGCCGGCCAGAAGAAAGAGATCGGTGCCAGCATCATCTGA
- a CDS encoding cob(I)alamin adenosyltransferase (TIGRFAM: cob(I)alamin adenosyltransferase~KEGG: det:DET1139 cob(I)alamin adenosyltransferase~PFAM: ATP:corrinoid adenosyltransferase BtuR/CobO/CobP): MMTDDNPEVMPSRRPLKRGLVQVFTGDGRGKTSAGLGTALRASGRGLRVYIVYFMNTSYDSGEHEVLYRLPGVSWVAFGPGLVRHPEQPSPEIRDKASQALAEARRAMLSGDYDVLILDELNIVTGWGWLETDDVLSLIKDKPEQVELVMTGRLAPPEIRDAADLVTEMKKIKHPFDAGIPARQGIEY, translated from the coding sequence ATGATGACTGACGATAATCCTGAAGTGATGCCGTCCCGCCGACCGCTCAAACGCGGTCTGGTTCAGGTATTCACCGGCGACGGCCGGGGCAAGACCTCTGCCGGTCTGGGAACCGCTTTACGGGCTTCGGGCCGTGGCCTGAGGGTCTATATCGTTTATTTCATGAATACCAGCTATGATTCCGGGGAACATGAGGTGTTGTACCGGTTGCCCGGGGTCAGTTGGGTCGCTTTCGGTCCAGGACTGGTCAGACATCCGGAACAACCGTCACCGGAAATCAGAGACAAAGCGTCACAGGCTTTGGCCGAGGCCCGTCGGGCGATGCTGTCCGGTGATTACGATGTTCTTATCCTGGATGAGTTGAACATCGTGACCGGATGGGGCTGGCTGGAAACAGATGACGTTCTGAGTCTCATCAAGGACAAACCCGAGCAGGTGGAACTGGTGATGACCGGTCGCCTGGCCCCGCCGGAAATCAGGGACGCCGCCGATTTGGTGACCGAAATGAAAAAGATCAAGCATCCGTTCGACGCCGGTATCCCGGCCCGGCAGGGTATCGAGTACTGA
- a CDS encoding Haloacid dehalogenase domain protein hydrolase (PFAM: Haloacid dehalogenase domain protein hydrolase~KEGG: det:DET0533 HAD family hydrolase) has protein sequence MITHVFFDLYQTLIGYDPPREELEYRVLDELGIKAPPDRFRRAFAVADEYFYTENAKKPLSRREPQEVDAIYARHQSIVLREGGIQPDPDLVRSALLRLKDFKFKTVLFDDVIPALTELQRREISLGLVSNVDKDISPMLDELGLSSFLETVVTSRETGFTKPHPEIFAEALRQAGATAERSAFVGDQYQIDVLGASAVGMKGILVARGGLADAPADCPRIESLPQLINWLD, from the coding sequence TTGATCACACACGTCTTTTTCGACCTCTATCAGACCCTCATCGGTTATGACCCGCCGCGCGAGGAATTGGAATACCGAGTTCTGGATGAACTCGGCATCAAGGCGCCGCCGGACAGGTTCCGCCGGGCTTTCGCCGTCGCCGATGAGTATTTTTACACCGAAAACGCCAAAAAACCGCTCAGCCGGCGTGAACCGCAGGAAGTCGATGCCATTTATGCCCGCCACCAGTCCATCGTGCTCCGGGAAGGCGGTATTCAACCTGATCCAGACCTGGTACGGTCAGCGCTGTTGCGCTTGAAGGATTTCAAATTCAAGACCGTGCTTTTCGACGATGTCATCCCGGCCCTGACCGAACTGCAGCGAAGGGAAATCTCCCTCGGACTGGTGTCCAACGTCGATAAAGACATCTCGCCGATGCTTGATGAACTGGGGCTGTCGAGTTTTCTGGAAACCGTCGTCACCTCAAGGGAAACCGGCTTCACCAAACCGCATCCTGAAATATTCGCCGAGGCTCTGCGACAGGCCGGGGCTACCGCCGAACGGTCGGCTTTTGTCGGCGACCAGTACCAGATAGACGTGCTGGGTGCTTCGGCCGTCGGCATGAAAGGCATCCTTGTCGCCCGCGGCGGCCTGGCAGATGCTCCAGCGGATTGCCCGAGGATAGAAAGTCTGCCGCAACTGATCAACTGGCTGGATTGA
- a CDS encoding glucosamine/fructose-6-phosphate aminotransferase, isomerizing (KEGG: dev:DhcVS_472 glucosamine-fructose-6-phosphateaminotransferase, isomerizing~TIGRFAM: glucosamine/fructose-6-phosphate aminotransferase, isomerizing~PFAM: sugar isomerase (SIS); glutamine amidotransferase class-II): protein MCGIVGYSGFRQAQPLLEQALEKLEYRGYDSWGVAVGGDILECIRDTGRIAERSPGVRLSGHIGIAHTRWASCGAPNRENAHPLTDCSGLIAVAHNGNITNHQEIKHELKKKGHTFSSTTDSEVVAHLIEEHYQGNLTDALTRSLGFIEGSYAIVAMRQGGRELTAARRGSPLVVGLGDNENWLASDVMALADHTGRIIHLEDGDVVSVSPDGVAVTHDGQTVIRPVTQIKWTATATDRGGYRHFMLKEIHEQSSMWRDNAGRWLASAQEPGLARLWGKNVVPPLILGCGSSYYAGLTARYAMEELTGRQVRVELASEFGHRSGDIRFDRLVVGLTQSGETADTLNALRPLKQSGASVVAVTNVAESSVTRLADRTVLMGAGPEVSVAATKTFTAQLGVLYALALGNLSSETAGRNHLMDSFRELPAFIQRVLDNVGEIESAGRWLADYNNVMCIGRGPAYPLAREMALKLKEIAYIHAEACPAGELKHGSLALISAELPVIALFGHQADGSRRAMVTAVREIKARGAPVLALVPGDDHDVRQLVDVCIALPVVHFLFQSAVSASAVQLLAYHTAVATGRPVDRPRHLAKSVTVE, encoded by the coding sequence ATGTGCGGGATTGTCGGTTACAGCGGTTTTCGCCAGGCTCAGCCGCTGTTGGAGCAGGCGCTGGAGAAACTGGAGTATCGGGGTTATGATTCCTGGGGTGTAGCCGTGGGCGGCGATATCCTGGAGTGCATCCGGGATACTGGAAGAATTGCCGAGCGCTCCCCGGGCGTCCGACTGTCGGGTCATATCGGCATAGCTCATACCCGCTGGGCCAGTTGTGGAGCTCCGAACAGGGAAAACGCTCACCCGCTGACCGACTGTTCGGGTCTTATTGCCGTGGCCCATAACGGCAATATTACCAACCATCAGGAAATCAAACATGAGTTGAAAAAAAAGGGGCATACTTTCAGTTCCACCACTGATTCCGAGGTTGTTGCTCACCTCATTGAGGAGCATTATCAGGGAAACTTGACCGACGCCCTGACGCGAAGCCTCGGGTTTATCGAGGGTTCCTACGCCATCGTCGCTATGCGACAGGGCGGCCGTGAGCTGACGGCCGCCAGACGGGGCAGTCCTCTGGTGGTAGGACTGGGCGACAACGAAAACTGGCTGGCCTCCGATGTGATGGCGCTGGCTGATCACACCGGGCGGATTATCCACCTGGAGGACGGTGATGTGGTGTCGGTCAGCCCTGACGGAGTGGCCGTTACTCATGACGGGCAGACTGTTATTCGTCCGGTGACCCAGATAAAATGGACGGCCACGGCGACCGACCGTGGCGGCTATCGGCATTTCATGCTCAAGGAAATCCACGAGCAGTCCAGTATGTGGCGTGATAATGCCGGACGCTGGCTGGCGTCAGCCCAGGAACCGGGTCTGGCCCGCCTATGGGGAAAAAACGTAGTGCCGCCCCTGATTCTGGGTTGCGGCAGTTCATATTATGCCGGACTGACTGCCAGGTACGCCATGGAGGAACTGACGGGGCGCCAGGTGCGGGTGGAACTGGCTTCAGAGTTCGGGCATCGGTCCGGCGACATCAGGTTCGACCGGCTGGTAGTTGGCCTGACCCAGTCAGGTGAAACTGCCGATACGCTGAATGCTCTCCGGCCGCTGAAACAGTCCGGTGCCAGCGTGGTCGCTGTCACTAACGTCGCCGAGTCGAGCGTAACCAGACTGGCCGACCGGACCGTTCTGATGGGCGCTGGTCCCGAAGTCAGTGTAGCCGCCACCAAGACTTTTACCGCGCAGTTGGGCGTCCTGTATGCCTTGGCGCTGGGCAATCTTTCATCGGAAACCGCAGGACGGAACCACCTCATGGATTCTTTTCGGGAATTGCCGGCCTTTATCCAACGGGTGCTGGACAACGTCGGGGAAATCGAATCAGCCGGACGGTGGCTGGCGGATTATAATAATGTCATGTGTATCGGTCGGGGGCCTGCTTATCCTCTGGCCCGGGAAATGGCTTTGAAACTCAAGGAAATCGCTTACATTCATGCCGAAGCCTGTCCCGCCGGAGAGTTGAAGCACGGCTCTCTGGCCCTCATATCAGCCGAACTGCCGGTGATAGCCCTGTTCGGTCATCAGGCTGATGGCAGTCGCCGGGCGATGGTTACGGCGGTACGCGAGATAAAAGCCCGGGGCGCTCCGGTACTGGCGCTGGTACCCGGCGATGATCATGATGTCAGGCAACTGGTCGACGTCTGTATCGCTTTGCCGGTGGTACACTTCCTGTTTCAGTCGGCGGTGTCGGCGTCTGCTGTTCAGTTGCTGGCTTATCATACAGCCGTGGCGACCGGCCGGCCGGTGGACCGGCCGAGGCACCTGGCGAAAAGCGTAACAGTGGAATAA
- a CDS encoding PEBP family protein (PFAM: PEBP family protein~KEGG: kcr:Kcr_0969 PEBP family protein), with product MKMSIEGIVDGAVIPTSHTCDGAGLSPEVTWEMLPAGTLSLALVMDDPDAPGGTFTHWMVWNIPTDAHRIPSNMARKAELPNGLRQGVNSGGSYGYYPSCPPPGAPHRYIYRLMALDTVIPLPPGSGRDSFDAAIDGHALAESVITGLYSR from the coding sequence ATGAAGATGAGTATTGAGGGTATCGTCGATGGCGCGGTAATACCGACCAGTCACACCTGTGATGGCGCCGGCCTGTCGCCGGAGGTAACCTGGGAGATGCTACCGGCCGGAACCCTCAGCCTGGCCCTTGTGATGGATGATCCCGACGCCCCCGGAGGGACTTTCACCCATTGGATGGTGTGGAACATCCCCACCGACGCTCACCGGATACCGTCCAATATGGCGCGGAAAGCGGAATTGCCCAATGGTCTGCGCCAGGGCGTCAATTCCGGCGGCAGTTACGGTTATTATCCTTCCTGCCCTCCCCCCGGCGCCCCGCACCGTTATATCTACCGCCTGATGGCGCTTGATACCGTCATCCCGTTGCCTCCAGGCTCCGGCAGGGACAGTTTCGACGCCGCCATTGACGGCCATGCACTGGCCGAATCAGTGATTACCGGTTTGTACTCTCGCTAG
- a CDS encoding transposase IS4 family protein (PFAM: transposase IS4 family protein~KEGG: nha:Nham_4268 transposase, IS4) has translation MKTLSFASLAYANKKKQTRREVFLQEMDRVIPWKELLEIIVEYYPKAGNGRHPMPLERMLRIYFMQQWYGLSDPAMEDALYDIESMRRFAGIDIQSDPVPDESTILHFRHLLEKHNLTMALFEKTRNYLSDKGLLLKEGTIVDATIINAPSSTKNRDKARDPQMRQTKKGNQWYFGMKAHIGADTGKGLAHTIVVTDASVHDSQVMDKLLHGEEKAVYGDKAYTSEERQRRYESRGIDWRVKRKASRHYQLTPEDAEFNRRQGKVRAKGEHAFLVVKHLWRYRKVKYKGLHKNMVQVFSLFTLANLYLVRRELSMMAT, from the coding sequence ATGAAGACCTTGTCATTTGCCAGTCTGGCTTATGCTAACAAAAAGAAACAGACGCGACGGGAAGTATTCCTTCAGGAAATGGATCGGGTAATTCCCTGGAAAGAACTACTGGAAATCATAGTTGAGTATTACCCCAAAGCCGGTAATGGTCGACATCCAATGCCGCTGGAGCGCATGCTACGGATATATTTCATGCAACAGTGGTACGGTTTATCGGATCCGGCGATGGAAGACGCGCTTTACGATATAGAATCGATGAGACGATTTGCCGGAATCGATATCCAATCTGACCCTGTACCGGATGAAAGTACTATACTGCATTTTCGTCATCTGCTGGAGAAGCACAATCTGACCATGGCGTTATTTGAAAAGACAAGGAATTATCTTTCAGACAAAGGTTTATTGTTAAAAGAAGGGACAATAGTCGACGCTACGATAATCAATGCGCCATCTTCGACCAAAAACCGGGATAAGGCCCGAGACCCACAGATGCGACAGACCAAAAAGGGGAATCAGTGGTATTTTGGCATGAAGGCTCATATAGGCGCAGACACCGGCAAGGGACTGGCGCATACGATAGTGGTGACCGATGCCTCAGTTCATGATTCACAGGTCATGGATAAGTTACTGCACGGAGAGGAAAAGGCGGTCTATGGAGATAAAGCCTATACCAGTGAGGAAAGGCAAAGACGTTACGAATCCCGAGGCATTGATTGGCGGGTAAAACGCAAAGCCAGCCGGCACTATCAACTGACACCGGAAGACGCCGAGTTTAACCGAAGACAAGGCAAAGTTCGAGCCAAGGGTGAGCATGCGTTTCTGGTGGTCAAGCATCTATGGCGATACCGGAAGGTCAAATACAAAGGCCTCCACAAGAATATGGTGCAGGTCTTCAGCCTGTTCACGCTGGCTAATTTATATCTGGTACGCCGGGAATTAAGCATGATGGCAACCTGA
- a CDS encoding precorrin-6y C5,15-methyltransferase (decarboxylating), CbiE subunit (KEGG: dev:DhcVS_68 cobalamin-binding protein~TIGRFAM: precorrin-6y C5,15-methyltransferase (decarboxylating), CbiE subunit~PFAM: Uroporphyrin-III C/tetrapyrrole (Corrin/Porphyrin) methyltransferase), which yields MNQPRKPVCYIVGIGPGGSPKWLTHAAEDAVRESDIILAWDWSLKPVKDLANGKVIFFQGTKDYLQKEKEAAERALKTGETVAVLRVGDPCVSSSLAQVLGVFKDFDIRIIPSAGAAQFAAAKAQICLDESVLVSFHDGREEVKQLKLKFLVDSFRMGRNLLMLTNETQVPRQTARYLLDNGIPAETSTLICEYLTMEDEQVYELTLGDVVDNDYRLTSVMVVKNSTPHECCV from the coding sequence ATGAACCAGCCCCGTAAGCCAGTGTGTTACATCGTCGGTATCGGACCAGGCGGCTCGCCTAAATGGCTGACTCATGCCGCGGAAGACGCCGTCCGCGAATCCGATATCATTCTGGCCTGGGACTGGTCGCTGAAACCGGTCAAGGACCTGGCTAACGGCAAGGTTATCTTTTTCCAGGGAACTAAAGACTACCTTCAGAAGGAAAAGGAAGCTGCTGAACGCGCCCTGAAGACCGGGGAAACAGTGGCCGTCCTTCGGGTGGGCGACCCCTGCGTATCTTCCAGCCTGGCTCAGGTGCTGGGGGTGTTCAAGGACTTCGATATCCGCATCATCCCCTCCGCCGGCGCCGCCCAGTTTGCCGCCGCCAAGGCACAGATTTGCCTGGATGAATCGGTGCTGGTGTCCTTCCATGATGGCCGCGAAGAGGTCAAGCAACTGAAACTGAAATTCCTGGTGGACAGCTTTCGGATGGGGCGCAATCTACTGATGCTTACCAATGAAACCCAGGTTCCCCGGCAGACCGCCCGTTATCTGCTGGACAACGGTATTCCGGCGGAGACGTCAACGCTGATCTGCGAATACCTGACTATGGAAGATGAGCAGGTCTACGAGTTGACACTGGGCGATGTGGTCGATAACGACTACCGGTTAACTTCGGTGATGGTGGTCAAGAATTCCACGCCGCACGAATGTTGCGTCTGA